One stretch of Actinomycetota bacterium DNA includes these proteins:
- a CDS encoding archease, whose translation MAGRAVALLASAALILAMFLPWTGDGTLALDLGLRSWGRRAGQPTVAFGLVMIAALPSLAAVLGDAAWPRLVAAVAAGGLALSWLAVGPDGGLTAGVVATLIGAVGLLAAAAFASASPAGGSAGAGGGPLHEGRATSDRDERPQAGFAVRDHTADMAFEAWGSTRGACFTQAVRALVSSFADTTDVASDGRHAVAFGPAADEDLLVDLLDEVIYLLDARGVVPVGGELVDEPDGGISGELEVAPVERVRPAGAVPKAVTHHALQVQAGPQGWRCHAVIDV comes from the coding sequence GTGGCCGGTCGGGCGGTCGCGCTCCTGGCCAGCGCCGCCCTGATCCTGGCGATGTTCCTCCCGTGGACGGGCGACGGAACGCTGGCGCTCGACCTCGGCCTGCGCTCGTGGGGACGACGCGCGGGACAACCGACGGTGGCGTTCGGGCTCGTGATGATCGCTGCGTTGCCGTCGCTCGCCGCCGTCCTGGGAGACGCAGCCTGGCCGCGGCTGGTCGCCGCGGTCGCCGCTGGCGGCCTGGCCCTGTCATGGCTGGCGGTGGGACCCGACGGGGGACTGACCGCCGGTGTCGTCGCGACGCTGATCGGAGCGGTCGGGCTCCTCGCCGCGGCCGCGTTCGCCAGCGCTTCGCCTGCCGGTGGCTCGGCGGGCGCGGGCGGCGGGCCACTGCACGAGGGTCGGGCGACATCGGACCGAGACGAGCGTCCCCAGGCCGGTTTCGCCGTGCGGGATCACACCGCCGACATGGCGTTCGAGGCGTGGGGTTCCACGCGGGGCGCGTGCTTCACGCAGGCTGTCCGGGCGCTGGTCAGCTCGTTCGCCGACACGACCGACGTCGCGTCCGACGGCCGCCACGCAGTCGCGTTTGGACCCGCCGCTGACGAGGACCTCCTCGTCGACCTCCTCGACGAGGTGATCTACCTCCTCGACGCCCGCGGCGTCGTCCCGGTGGGCGGCGAACTCGTCGACGAGCCCGACGGGGGCATCAGCGGCGAGCTCGAGGTCGCCCCGGTCGAGCGAGTCCGTCCCGCCGGGGCCGTCCCGAAGGCGGTCACCCACCACGCACTGCAGGTCCAGGCGGGACCGCAGGGTTGGCGCTGCCACGCGGTGATCGACGTGTGA
- a CDS encoding class I SAM-dependent methyltransferase — protein sequence MTDGVHHLARDGFAAAADAYERGRPGYPPDAVTFLASALGLQAGRVVVDVGAGTGKLTRALVTTGADVVAVEPVDAMRDRLADELPTVDVRDGTAEAMPVDDAAADAVTAGQSFHWFDGPRALAELRRVLRPRGRLGLVWNVRDESVGWVARLSAVIEPYSKDAPRHARGAWKRAFDETGGFGRLRLRSFRHASALTVDQVVDRYLSISFIAVLDEAERVTVEAAIRDVLSSDPDTGGRVRVQHPYRTDVYWTQRS from the coding sequence GTGACCGACGGGGTGCATCACTTGGCCAGAGACGGGTTCGCTGCAGCCGCTGACGCCTACGAACGCGGCCGCCCGGGCTACCCCCCGGACGCGGTGACGTTCCTGGCGTCTGCGTTGGGCCTGCAGGCGGGGCGGGTGGTCGTCGACGTGGGTGCCGGCACGGGGAAGCTGACCCGCGCCCTGGTCACCACCGGCGCGGACGTCGTCGCGGTGGAGCCGGTCGACGCGATGCGTGACCGCCTCGCCGACGAGTTGCCCACCGTCGACGTGCGCGACGGTACGGCCGAAGCGATGCCCGTCGACGATGCCGCCGCCGACGCCGTCACGGCCGGCCAGTCGTTCCACTGGTTCGACGGCCCGCGAGCGCTCGCCGAGCTCCGTCGTGTCCTGCGCCCTCGCGGGCGGCTCGGCTTGGTCTGGAACGTCCGTGACGAGTCGGTCGGTTGGGTGGCGCGGCTGAGCGCGGTCATCGAGCCGTATTCCAAGGACGCGCCCCGCCACGCGCGCGGCGCCTGGAAGCGCGCGTTCGACGAGACGGGCGGGTTCGGCCGCTTGCGGCTGCGGTCGTTCCGCCACGCGTCGGCTCTGACCGTCGATCAGGTCGTGGACCGCTACCTGTCGATCAGCTTCATCGCGGTGCTCGACGAGGCCGAGCGTGTGACGGTCGAAGCCGCGATCCGCGACGTGCTGTCCTCCGACCCCGACACAGGCGGCCGCGTTCGCGTCCAACACCCGTACCGCACCGACGTGTACTGGACCCAGCGCAGCTGA
- a CDS encoding RtcB family protein → MQLVEETPFRWRIDPTGAMRVPGMVYASQELLPDIQEDESLQQVANVATLPGIVEASFAMPDMHWGYGFPIGGVAAFDVAEGGIVSPGGVGFDISCGVRLLIAPMDRDELRAHRDNLMDRLDREIPRGLGRGAVWDIDDEEKLAQILLRGSAYAVERGKGTERDLERTEDRGFLPDADPTRVSNRAVDRGIAQVGSLGSGNHFLEIQYVEQVVDADVAQGFGLHEGQVAVMIHTGSRGLGHQICQDHVRRMKPAMEAYGIAVPDRQLACAPVESTQGKAYLQAMAAGANFGRANRQLLGEAVRDAFGQITGHRDLELLYDVSHNLAKIERHPVDGRERTLCVHRKGATLALAPGHPDLPDELRPFGQPTLVPGSMGTGSWVLTGVEGGAAFFSACHGAGRTMSRKQAKGQQDGSALHRELEARGIVVREESQRDLPEEAPYAYKDVDAVVGVCEEARLARRVARLRPLGVVKG, encoded by the coding sequence ATCCAGCTGGTCGAGGAGACACCGTTCCGGTGGCGCATCGACCCCACCGGTGCCATGCGCGTCCCGGGAATGGTGTACGCGTCGCAGGAGCTGCTCCCCGACATCCAGGAGGACGAGTCGCTGCAGCAGGTCGCCAACGTCGCGACCCTGCCGGGGATCGTCGAGGCCAGCTTCGCGATGCCGGACATGCACTGGGGGTACGGCTTCCCGATCGGGGGTGTCGCCGCGTTCGACGTCGCAGAGGGGGGCATCGTCTCGCCAGGCGGCGTCGGCTTCGACATCTCGTGCGGGGTCCGGCTCCTGATCGCCCCGATGGACCGCGACGAGCTGCGTGCCCACCGCGACAACCTGATGGACCGACTCGACCGGGAGATCCCGCGCGGCCTTGGGCGGGGCGCGGTGTGGGACATCGACGACGAGGAAAAGCTGGCGCAGATCCTGCTGCGCGGTTCGGCGTACGCGGTCGAGCGCGGCAAGGGGACCGAACGCGACCTCGAACGCACCGAGGACCGCGGGTTCCTGCCCGACGCCGACCCCACACGGGTGAGCAACCGCGCGGTCGACCGCGGCATCGCGCAGGTCGGCAGCTTGGGGTCGGGCAACCACTTCTTGGAGATCCAGTACGTCGAACAGGTCGTCGACGCCGACGTCGCCCAGGGGTTCGGGCTGCACGAGGGGCAGGTGGCGGTGATGATCCACACCGGCTCACGCGGTCTCGGCCACCAGATCTGCCAGGACCACGTCCGCAGGATGAAGCCGGCGATGGAAGCCTACGGGATCGCGGTCCCCGACCGTCAGCTGGCCTGCGCCCCGGTCGAATCGACCCAGGGCAAGGCCTACCTGCAAGCGATGGCAGCCGGAGCGAACTTCGGCCGGGCGAACCGACAGTTGCTCGGCGAGGCGGTGCGGGACGCGTTCGGACAGATCACGGGCCACCGCGATCTCGAGCTGCTGTACGACGTGTCGCACAACCTCGCCAAGATCGAGCGTCACCCGGTCGACGGGCGGGAGCGGACCCTGTGCGTGCACCGCAAGGGAGCGACGCTCGCGCTTGCCCCGGGCCATCCGGATCTCCCCGACGAGCTGCGTCCCTTCGGACAGCCAACGCTGGTGCCCGGCTCGATGGGGACGGGGTCGTGGGTGCTGACCGGCGTGGAGGGCGGTGCGGCCTTCTTCTCCGCCTGTCACGGGGCGGGTCGGACGATGAGCCGCAAGCAAGCCAAGGGGCAGCAGGACGGGTCGGCCCTGCACCGCGAGCTCGAGGCTCGAGGCATCGTGGTGCGTGAGGAGTCGCAGCGGGACCTGCCCGAGGAGGCGCCCTACGCCTACAAGGACGTCGATGCCGTGGTGGGGGTGTGCGAGGAGGCGCGCCTGGCGCGCCGCGTGGCGCGGCTGCGCCCGCTGGGCGTCGTGAAAGGCTGA